From the genome of Danio rerio strain Tuebingen ecotype United States chromosome 2, GRCz12tu, whole genome shotgun sequence, one region includes:
- the pimr140 gene encoding Pim proto-oncogene, serine/threonine kinase, related 140, protein MAFSKLISRLKKAFGIKCAHEPPREPLKSTGNTAEHHHHPITDDPPVVARKQAGRQNKSSFFLACFSRRATVDDPLPVLEIHDLQDEPISSSKFFHTAVNNLELEVLQPSIPDASAEEDFDTVKSEVNSFKPPVSQQFSSDGIFEMFSGDSVQVDIDSALDEDSEPSLNQKVSQDDSADDSALSLTADDETCLDNNDISSRYNLGKQLGEGGFGSVFEGIRIQDDLQVAVKFAQMTPRMQDLCSPPLEITLASMASSGSRCANIIQLLDWQVFKDHYVMVMERPTPSMDLEAFLQLNGGVLSEQTAQTIMGQAVYAANVCCYRGVFHRDIKLQNLLVNPNTVDFGCGDYMMESAYSTFSGTEAYMPPEFYQRGCYHAKPATVYSLGVLLFTMLHGDFPTTYDLYYLEHDWSRFTLSQECCDLMWACLQQIPEHRILLGQMPYHDWFMLE, encoded by the exons ATGGCCTTTTCAAAGTTGATTTCCCGTTTAAAGAAAGCGTTTGGTATCAAGTGTGCACACGAACCACCCCGTGAGCCACTCAAATCCACCGGCAACACGGCAGAACACCACCATCATCCGATAACCGATGACCCGCCCGTCGTTGCAAGAAAACAGGCAGGGAGACAGAATAAGTCTTCCTTCTTCCTAGCCTGTTTCTCCAGAAGAGCAACTGTTGATG ATCCGCTCCCTGTGCTGGAGATCCACGACCTTCAGGACGAGCCGATCAGTAGCTCGAAATTCTTTCACACTGCTGTGAACAATCTGGAGCTGGAGGTTCTCCAACCTTCAATTCCTGATGCTTCAGCAGAAGAAGATTTTGACACTGTGAAATCTGAAGTGAACAGCTTTAAACCTCCAGTGAGCCAGCAGTTCTCATCAGATGGCATCTTTGAAATGTTCAGCGGAGACTCTGTGCAGGTTGACATTGACTCTGCACTGGATGAAGACTCGGAGCCTTCACTGAATCAGAAGGTTTCACAAGATGACTCCGCTGATGATTCTGCACTGAGTCTTACAGCAGATGATGAGACCTGTTTGGACAATA ATGACATCAGCTCCCGCTACAATCTGGGAAAGCAGCTCGGTGAAGGAGGTTTCGGCTCTGTTTTTGAGGGGATCCGCATACAGGATGATCTGCAG GTGGCTGTTAAATTTGCCCAGATGACACCACGTATGCAAGATCTCTGCTCT CCACCTCTAGAGATCACCTTGGCAAGTATGGCCAGCAGTGGCTCCAGGTGTGCCAATATAATTCAGCTCCTAGACTGGCAGGTCTTCAAAGACCATTATGTCATGGTCATGGAGCGGCCTACGCCAAGTATGGATCTGGAGGCATTCCTGCAACTCAACGGAGGCGTCCTCAGCGAGCAAACGGCACAAACTATCATGGGCCAAGCTGTTTACGCTGCCAATGTTTGCTGCTACCGAGGAGTATTCCACAGGGACATTAAGCTGCAAAACCTGCTTGTGAACCCAAACACTGTGGACTTCGGCTGCGGAGATTACATGATGGAATCAGCATACTCCACCTTTTCCG GCACAGAAGCGTACATGCCGCCAGAGTTTTACCAAAGAGGATGTTACCATGCCAAACCAGCAACTGTCTATTCTCTTGGGGTTCTTCTCTTTACAATGCTGCATGGAGATTTCCCAACGACGTATGACCTGTACTACCTGGAGCATGACTGGTCCAGATTTACCCTCTCTCAAG AATGCTGTGATCTGATGTGGGCTTGTCTGCAGCAGATTCCAGAGCACAGAATTCTTCTAGGACAGATGCCTTACCATGACTGGTTCATGCTGGAGTAG
- the pimr140 gene encoding pim proto-oncogene, serine/threonine kinase, related 140 isoform X1, with protein sequence MAFSKLISRLKKAFGIKCAHEPPREPLKSTGNTAEHHHHPITDDPPVVARKQAGRQNKSSFFLACFSRRATVDDPLPVLEIHDLQDEPISSSKFFHTAVNNLELEVLQPSIPDASAEEDFDTVKSEVNSFKPPVSQQFSSDGIFEMFSGDSVQVDIDSALDEDSEPSLNQKVSQDDSADDSALSLTADDETCLDNNDISSRYNLGKQLGEGGFGSVFEGIRIQDDLQVAVKFAQMTPRMQDLCSSHDQPPLEITLASMASSGSRCANIIQLLDWQVFKDHYVMVMERPTPSMDLEAFLQLNGGVLSEQTAQTIMGQAVYAANVCCYRGVFHRDIKLQNLLVNPNTVDFGCGDYMMESAYSTFSGTEAYMPPEFYQRGCYHAKPATVYSLGVLLFTMLHGDFPTTYDLYYLEHDWSRFTLSQECCDLMWACLQQIPEHRILLGQMPYHDWFMLE encoded by the exons ATGGCCTTTTCAAAGTTGATTTCCCGTTTAAAGAAAGCGTTTGGTATCAAGTGTGCACACGAACCACCCCGTGAGCCACTCAAATCCACCGGCAACACGGCAGAACACCACCATCATCCGATAACCGATGACCCGCCCGTCGTTGCAAGAAAACAGGCAGGGAGACAGAATAAGTCTTCCTTCTTCCTAGCCTGTTTCTCCAGAAGAGCAACTGTTGATG ATCCGCTCCCTGTGCTGGAGATCCACGACCTTCAGGACGAGCCGATCAGTAGCTCGAAATTCTTTCACACTGCTGTGAACAATCTGGAGCTGGAGGTTCTCCAACCTTCAATTCCTGATGCTTCAGCAGAAGAAGATTTTGACACTGTGAAATCTGAAGTGAACAGCTTTAAACCTCCAGTGAGCCAGCAGTTCTCATCAGATGGCATCTTTGAAATGTTCAGCGGAGACTCTGTGCAGGTTGACATTGACTCTGCACTGGATGAAGACTCGGAGCCTTCACTGAATCAGAAGGTTTCACAAGATGACTCCGCTGATGATTCTGCACTGAGTCTTACAGCAGATGATGAGACCTGTTTGGACAATA ATGACATCAGCTCCCGCTACAATCTGGGAAAGCAGCTCGGTGAAGGAGGTTTCGGCTCTGTTTTTGAGGGGATCCGCATACAGGATGATCTGCAG GTGGCTGTTAAATTTGCCCAGATGACACCACGTATGCAAGATCTCTGCTCT tctcATGACCAGCCACCTCTAGAGATCACCTTGGCAAGTATGGCCAGCAGTGGCTCCAGGTGTGCCAATATAATTCAGCTCCTAGACTGGCAGGTCTTCAAAGACCATTATGTCATGGTCATGGAGCGGCCTACGCCAAGTATGGATCTGGAGGCATTCCTGCAACTCAACGGAGGCGTCCTCAGCGAGCAAACGGCACAAACTATCATGGGCCAAGCTGTTTACGCTGCCAATGTTTGCTGCTACCGAGGAGTATTCCACAGGGACATTAAGCTGCAAAACCTGCTTGTGAACCCAAACACTGTGGACTTCGGCTGCGGAGATTACATGATGGAATCAGCATACTCCACCTTTTCCG GCACAGAAGCGTACATGCCGCCAGAGTTTTACCAAAGAGGATGTTACCATGCCAAACCAGCAACTGTCTATTCTCTTGGGGTTCTTCTCTTTACAATGCTGCATGGAGATTTCCCAACGACGTATGACCTGTACTACCTGGAGCATGACTGGTCCAGATTTACCCTCTCTCAAG AATGCTGTGATCTGATGTGGGCTTGTCTGCAGCAGATTCCAGAGCACAGAATTCTTCTAGGACAGATGCCTTACCATGACTGGTTCATGCTGGAGTAG
- the pimr51 gene encoding pim proto-oncogene, serine/threonine kinase, related 51 isoform X1, which yields MAQMAERGSRSRSRSAAFTQTAVQDTETRDASGGLHGYLAPLSSLLADSVSTDQRKRKRKQQTASTSSRRPAKRSRRDQYAKGPLLGRGGFGSVFAGIRRSDGLPVAIKYVSKEPTDTRLKVDGQGRLPLEVALMTRVSSAPVCPSVLQLLDWFDHRRRYVLILERPAPCQDLQSFCEENGCLDEPLAKKVLVQLIAALKHCESRRVLHRDVKPENLLISTDSHDIKLLDFGCGDLMKDSAYRYFAGTPAFAPPEWFRHHRYHASPLTVWSIGVTLYNILCDCFPFRGAQRVTSKSRLHFPRKLSTVLKNTSPHIKKRFDAPRPPRRSSFLGRFLPTAEEMKGSSVLTACTPVEPELNSCRTTSPDYFAPSD from the exons ATGGCGCAAATGGCTGAAAGAGGAA GCCGCTCCAGATCCAGGAGTGCAGCTTTCACCCAGACAGCAGTTCAGGACACAGAGACACGGGACGCTTCTGGTGGGCTTCATGGTTATTTGGCTCCTCTGTCCTCTCTTTTGGCCGATTCAGTGTCCACAGatcagaggaagaggaagaggaagcaGCAAACGGCGTCCACCTCGTCTAGGAGACCTgccaaacgctctcgcagag ACCAATATGCCAAGGGCCCGTTGCTGGGACGAGGCGGAttcggctctgtgtttgctgggatccgcaggtctgatggactgcca GTGGCCATCAAGTACGTGTCTAAAGAGCCGACGGACACCAGACTGAAAGTT GACGGTCAGGGTCGTCTGCCACTGGAGGTGGCGTTAATGACCCGCGTCTCTTCAGCTCCTGTCtgccccagtgtcctgcagctgctggactggtttgacCATCGCAGACGCTACgtcctgatcctggagcgtccggctccttgccaagatctccagagtttctgtgaggagaacggctgtctggacgagcctctggccaagaaagtgctggtgcagctgattgCGGCGctgaaacactgcgagagccgccGCGTCCTGCACCGAGACGTCAAGCCAGaaaacctgctgatctccacagacTCACacgacatcaagctgctggactttgGCTGTGGAGATCTGATGAAGGACTCGGCCTACAGATACTTTGCAG GCACTCCAGCTTTTGCTCCTCCTGAGTGGTTTCGGCATCATCGCTATCATGCCTCTCCACTGACAGTCTGGTCCATCGGCGTGACTCTCTACAACATCCTGTGCGACTGTTTCCCATTCAGAGGCGCACAGAGGGTCACGTCCAAAAGCAGACTGCACTTCCCGAGGAAGCTGTCGACAG tactgaaaaacacaagcccacacataaaaaaaaggttcgacgcacctcgcccgccacgcagatcatcgtttctgggccgcttcctacctaccgccgaggaaatgaaag gctcttccgtcctgacggcctgcaccccagtcgagccggagctgaactcctgtcggacaacatctccagactacttcgcaccatctgactag
- the pimr51 gene encoding pim proto-oncogene, serine/threonine kinase, related 51 isoform X2: MAQMAERGSRSRSRSAAFTQTAVQDTETRDASGGLHGYLAPLSSLLADSVSTDQRKRKRKQQTASTSSRRPAKRSRRDQYAKGPLLGRGGFGSVFAGIRRSDGLPVAIKYVSKEPTDTRLKVDGQGRLPLEVALMTRVSSAPVCPSVLQLLDWFDHRRRYVLILERPAPCQDLQSFCEENGCLDEPLAKKVLVQLIAALKHCESRRVLHRDVKPENLLISTDSHDIKLLDFGCGDLMKDSAYRYFAGTPAFAPPEWFRHHRYHASPLTVWSIGVTLYNILCDCFPFRGAQRVTSKSRLHFPRKLSTECRQLIRWCLSAAPADRPSLDDIERHPWLQ, encoded by the exons ATGGCGCAAATGGCTGAAAGAGGAA GCCGCTCCAGATCCAGGAGTGCAGCTTTCACCCAGACAGCAGTTCAGGACACAGAGACACGGGACGCTTCTGGTGGGCTTCATGGTTATTTGGCTCCTCTGTCCTCTCTTTTGGCCGATTCAGTGTCCACAGatcagaggaagaggaagaggaagcaGCAAACGGCGTCCACCTCGTCTAGGAGACCTgccaaacgctctcgcagag ACCAATATGCCAAGGGCCCGTTGCTGGGACGAGGCGGAttcggctctgtgtttgctgggatccgcaggtctgatggactgcca GTGGCCATCAAGTACGTGTCTAAAGAGCCGACGGACACCAGACTGAAAGTT GACGGTCAGGGTCGTCTGCCACTGGAGGTGGCGTTAATGACCCGCGTCTCTTCAGCTCCTGTCtgccccagtgtcctgcagctgctggactggtttgacCATCGCAGACGCTACgtcctgatcctggagcgtccggctccttgccaagatctccagagtttctgtgaggagaacggctgtctggacgagcctctggccaagaaagtgctggtgcagctgattgCGGCGctgaaacactgcgagagccgccGCGTCCTGCACCGAGACGTCAAGCCAGaaaacctgctgatctccacagacTCACacgacatcaagctgctggactttgGCTGTGGAGATCTGATGAAGGACTCGGCCTACAGATACTTTGCAG GCACTCCAGCTTTTGCTCCTCCTGAGTGGTTTCGGCATCATCGCTATCATGCCTCTCCACTGACAGTCTGGTCCATCGGCGTGACTCTCTACAACATCCTGTGCGACTGTTTCCCATTCAGAGGCGCACAGAGGGTCACGTCCAAAAGCAGACTGCACTTCCCGAGGAAGCTGTCGACAG agtgccgtcagctgattcgctggtgtctcagtgcagcGCCAGCAGATCGGCCCAGTTTAGATGACATTGAGCGCCACCCCTGGTTGCAGTGA